A genomic region of Eucalyptus grandis isolate ANBG69807.140 chromosome 5, ASM1654582v1, whole genome shotgun sequence contains the following coding sequences:
- the LOC104444400 gene encoding CRM-domain containing factor CFM3, chloroplastic/mitochondrial-like, with translation MEAVSAAVSKSRKHVDLAERVIPQHELRRLKKIALRMVERMKVGDAGITQALVDSIHEKWREDEVVKLKFEGPQSLNMKRTHETLESRTGGFVIWRSGSSVVLYRGMVYTLPCVQSYNEKIQTSVNSLKNEDIASDVFHSDGGWILCGSAEYMKDPSKEKRMDMNDPNSLLDELGPRFKD, from the exons ATGGAAGCGGTTTCTGCAGCTGTTTCCAAGTCGAGGAAGCATGTGGACTTGGCGGAGAGAGTAATTCCGCAACATGAGCTCAGGAGGCTTAAGAAAATTGCTCTCAGGATGGTGGAGAGGATGAAAGTTGGGGATGCAGGGATTACCCAGGCTTTGGTGGATTCTATACATGAGAAGTGGAGAGAGGATGAAGTGGTGAAGTTGAAATTTGAAGGTCCCCAGTCACTTAACATGAAAAGAACCCATGAAACTTTGGAG AGTAGGACTGGAGGCTTTGTTATATGGAGATCTGGAAGTTCAGTGGTCTTGTACCGAGGGATGGTCTATACGCTTCCTTGTGTCCAATCATACAACGAAAAAATACAGACCAGTGTAAATTCTCTGAAAAATGAGGACATAGCCAGCGATGTTTTTCATAGCGATGGAGGCTGGATTTTATGTGGTTCTGCAGAATATATGAAGGATCCGTCTAAGGAAAAACGCATGGATATGAATGATCCTAACAGTTTATTAGATGAGTTGGGTCCACGGTTCAAGGATTGA